Below is a window of Scylla paramamosain isolate STU-SP2022 chromosome 14, ASM3559412v1, whole genome shotgun sequence DNA.
TAAGTGAAAGTAAGTCCGTGCATACATTGTAGTGTATTAGGTTATATAAGTTACCGCTAAACAACTGTTCTGTAATCATGCGAAACTTTTTCGGACCGAATTTTGTACTGTATTCCCCAGAAATAGTTGCTTGACCCAGATTAGTGTGCCATTGCGTTTTTCTTTAATGATCTGAATACTAAGATTATGACCGTAATTGTTAAAGTCTAGTTAAGATTTAAGTGCTAGTTAAGTGCCATCTCTCAGAACCAGTCAATGTAATGCAAGATGTCGCTTGTTGTCACGGTCAAAGGAACGAAGAAAGTACTTAGCGCTCTCATAATTGTTACCGCAGGAAGAGAAGCTAGGACAGAACCAAGCAATTctcaatttcattttttttttttttgtgtgtgtgtgtgtgtgtgtgtgtgtgtgtaatttaaaGTATGTACGAATAATAAAAGCGATaacttttataattttccagATGAGCGGGTGGATGGAGTTAGGCGGTGGCTGGATGAAGATGGGTATGTTTTGTGGATTTTCAGAAAACTTTTGATACGGTAAAACACAGACATTTGCTGAAAACGTGAAGAAAAGTAGGCAATGGTGGAAAGAACTTCAGACTCTTTCAACTCTCAACTGGAGTCAAAAGGCTGTTGTACGAATTGGGAGCATGACAGAGTGGTTggaaattacgaaaaaggtGAGACAACGTTGTATTTTGTCCCCAGACTTCTCTTTGTACCAACAAAAGGTTATGGCTGACTTGGTTGACTTAAAACGTGGACAATAAgtatgaagatgaatagaatGGAAGCAACAGAGATGTGGTTTACCAAAAGAGTGTTAAGAATATCTTGTGTGGCGAgagagtaatggtggtggctgGTACTGGAAGTTAATTAATGAGAACAATAAGAACTACACTGTTAAGATTTGGTGGGCACCTGGTAAAAGAGGACGGATTGGAAAAACACGTTGTTGGGAATGGTGAAAGGccgaagagcaagaggaaaacagaataaagcATATGGACAGCTTACTAGAGGATAATTCCACGCGTCACAAAAGTGGTCGACTTGATAAAATTGGCTGAGGACAGACAGTGGCGGCGTTCCATGGTCGCCCACGACAAAAAAGACATGGTATTGCGGTAAGATAAGGATGGAGCGTGGAGTCGGAACGCCTGGATGGATGAAGCGAGGAGTCATCGGCGTGGATGAATGAAGCGAGGAGCAGAGTGGGTGGATAGATGAAGCGAGGAGTCAGCAGGTGGATGGATGAAGAGAGGAGTCGAGCTGGTAGATAGATGGAGCGTAATCGAGCGGGTGGATGGACAAAGCAAGACAGCATATGAAAAGGACGTTTTGTATTGTGTTTGTGGCATGCAGTTTTAGATAATCCCCAGTAGAGATAGAGTAGAGATAATGATGTATACGAATACTCATGAAATAAAAGACGAAGTTGTATTGATACGGTGGTATTAAACTATGGTAAAATTCCTGTTGTTTGGTTGACCAAGtccataatgttttgtttcataGCCGCGGAACATGGCACATTATCCatagaataaatagatgaacaaTAAGGAAATATAAATGAGAATATCCGTAACTCCTATTTATTGTGAATCTAGTTTTTACGAATATTTAAGTTTACTGCAGCGAAAAAATTGGACTTAAAGGAGTAAGTATGTATTATGTAAATAGTCTGCGTTATCACTCTCCAGGCAAATAAACTATAATCTCAGCTCTTGTGTTGCATGTATATTGTACTGAAACTTCGACTTTGCTGTGTACCCTTATTGGTGTTGTACTGCTATGTTCACCCTGCATATCGTCGTGTTGTAATTGTTAGTGTAGGCAACCATGACATGCAGTTAGATGAACTATACCGATGTTCAGCTGTTAATTAACTTCGTAATCACCATCAGAACAATAAATTAGTAACGATATGATTCAGTAAGGAGTGTTCACAAATGTAAGTCGAAGTCTTTAGCACGACGTGTATGAACGCCTCTCTGGATTATAAGAGCAGGGCAGGGAAGCGGACTATAAATGACTGAAGTAGTAAACAGGTTAGTGACGCGCAGGTAATTGGGACAAGGTTGTTATGATCGTCATATGTGTGAGTCTCGGATGAATTGAACAGCAGCTGACGTTTCCCCGCGCATCACAGAATATTGTACTATCAACCTGCCAATGAGCTCGCGTAAGGTAAGGTATTCAAGATATCAATGAGGTAAAACATTCggttaaacaaaaaataaattaataaaagatgcAAAAATTTTTAATATCCAGCTTTAAATATCATTGGCTCAGCTGCCTCAGCCACCAAGCTCTTCATCATAGGGTAGTTAAACATGAATAACTATCGTGCTTGATGATCAAAAGACTGCAGGTAACTAGCGGATCAGTCCAATGtcagagagggggaggaaaggtgacAGGCTGAAAGTGGACCTGGAATGGGTAGTGGGCGAGTCCATTGTAAAGCACGGGAAAGAGTGATGATAGttcggcagtagtagtagtaggcgaGTCCATTATTATGATAGGGGAGTTCTGATGCTGAAGGGGAATTGGGCGAGTCCATTACAATGACCATGACCTACATTTCAGTCCACCCGTGGCCTTGAAAttcaaaaccaaaacaaattTCTTCCATTTGGCCTTGAATCCTtaagaatgtaaacaaacctggCCCCAACACTGCCTTCATGGCCGTGATGTGGCCCTGACCGAGAGACAACCAAAACAAATCCCCCTCTAACCAAAACATTGGCCATGCCTTTGACCTTGAACTCGAGACTACGTAAACAAACACACCCGACCTATCCCAACATATCCGTTGGCTTGTTAACTAGTTCAAACCCAACTATAATCCGACTCTGATAACCGTTAGTTTCTTTACAGTAACTAGCCATTAACTTCTGGTAGGGCAATCTAACACTTataatattcatttttttttctctttttttctgttttctaatgaacatccatttttttcttattaatgagTTAATTCACCACTCGTAGTAAGGTGTAATAGGATTTTGTGGTTCTTTCTAAGGcacaaggaaagaggaaattataAAGGATCTTTATTTCGTCATTTACAGGTTAGAAAGTGGAACTGCTGGTCTGCTGTCCCGCGAGCGAGGCCCTGGATATTTTCTAAAGAAGGGTGGGAAGGAGACCTGAATCCTGGGTGCTTCAAAATCTGCTGGCCTCTAATCTAGGACCTCACGCTGTCTTCAGGGCGTTTCAATGGACGATTCTTACAAATTAAACTGCCGAAACATAAATACATTAATACGAACAATAAATAATAGTCACACATCTATGGTACAGGTGTATCGGATGCCcgcacccacaccacacacaaagcGGTCGTGGCGGATATATTTTATACATTACAAAGtgcaaagttaaagaaaattaatccatacatgtttacttaattatctactaaaattatacctttttcttatttccctttcaaATTTACAAAACTTAATGTGTCAAGAGTTTTGCAGAcggacaagggagagagagagaattttatataGTGACTATGTATGTATCATGTAAAGATGTAAAAGTAAGTATGTTTGTACtgtataataatataatatatactaTATGTAATATtgcataaataattaaatatgaaggaaagcaaccagactggcagagagagagagagagagagagagagagagagagagagagagagagagagagagagagagagagagagagagcttagatggaggagacagggagaggcgtatgagaaatgtagaaataAGGAGGGGGTGGGCTTGATAGAGGTGTTGCTTAATTTACACGTCACGTCTTCTGGCCAGTGATTTTACCTACTAAAATTCCTCGAGTTAACAAGTCGCTTTCGTTAGATACACAAGTAAAACATTGCTTCATCAAGTAGAAAGCCAGCTGTACTTACGACATCCGAAGATCTCTCAATTCTGACATACGATACTTCTCCAATCTATgtatttcatcctttcctcatctGACATCTATTTCTGAAACAGGATCCAGAGTAAGTAACCTTCATAAAGTTCTTTcctgatttatttatctatttatttatttatttacttttttttttttttttgctattgcAACCTTTAATGTATTTTATCTTAAATCAACCtacatataaaataataaatgatattatATACATTCTTCGTTGTTCCTTCTCCACAATAAGGTCGCTACTGCAACTACAAATTTATCTAGGTAGTTCAAGGAGAGTAACCAAAACGAGGTATCCACATTACATTGTACTGCCATTGACCATGACCATACAAAACCATCAAAACATCAGGCAGCTGTTGAAAAGGGTCATCCCTTAAGGGTCATCCCTTTAACTCTCCCTTTAAActacattttctctcattctacTATGGATGACTTTAGAAGTTATCTTCCTAATACCATACAAAAGAGCGAAATTACTCAATAAAACTATGATTTCTCGTTCTAGTCTTCCTTACataaagtgaaattttgtaTCACAATGGAGATCCTCATTAAAAACGCTTCATATTTaatatatcgaaaaaaaaaatcttatcaaACCCCACCGTACGCCCCATTGCTTGAAACTATATTTCTAGTTCGCATCTTCATTACATGCAATCAAATTATATGCCATACATGCAGATTCACACATACATGATCACCTCACATATGTATGTTCTATATATAACCTGCTCCTGAGAAAATACACCATCATGCTTACGGATAAAATGAGAGGGGAGACTGTTGCAACATGACTGGCGTAGGAGATATAAGCAAGCAATTGTTTCCCTTTTTAAATACGTAACTTAACAAGGAGAGATACATGTATTTTCTCTGCTTTGTGCACTGTTTCTATTAGAGGTCAGGGaatgataaaagtaaagagTTGCTATACGGTACAAACTTTCtacagagggagaagggggagggggaaagaaaacatcaccGCATTGGAAAAGTTGGATAAGCACAGGAGCGGTTGTCTTTTAACTTTCATCCCCATATTGAGTAagttatcttcattttcttacgtacggAAGTGAGGGTGTGTATCTGGTAGGCGCAGAAATAAAGTCCCTGTTGTATATTACGATATACTCGTATTATGAAGTGTACAGACTGGAGGAGTTAGGCTTATTGTACTTGACTGAAGGATGGTGGAAATGTTAGCTTGGGTCGGGttttatctcttgttttctgTAAATACTGATGTTGCTTCTATGATTGGTGTCAAGTTCAGTATTTTATTCCTCAGAGTTGCCCTACctacagcatctctctctctctctctctctctctctctctctctctctctctctctctctctctctctctctctctctctccagtatccTACATTTCCAGTAAAGCGTATGCTGGCGTCTTGACTCATTAAACTCTACTCCAGTGTCTTATATGAACGAAACTGACAGAGATCATGGAAGGTTCTGTTCACCGGTGACTGCCTGTGCTTGGATATTCTTAACTGATAAGTAATCACAACTTGCTGGGCTTGCATTAGTGCGTTacttttttcctgcttctttttctaCCAGGCCCACCTCTTGATTAGTGTAACCTCTGCTATACTGTTCGGAAAGCTGTAGAAATATTTTGTTgtccatgtttttcttttatgcagTGACTTCAGAAACTGTTGGATTaaggttatatttttttttattttattaaaaaaaCTAGACACGAGGATCCATTGAGCTAGACCTGACGCTCTATTACTCTGTGTCTTCTTATTTAAATGgttattacattctctctctctctctctctctctctctctctctctctctctctctctctctctctctctctctctctctctctctctctctctctctctctctctctctctctcagaatttaTTTCCTTCAAAATAATTTACTTACTCCCTTTAGTTTATAAACAGGATGTTGTTTTACAATTTACCATCTTTTTACTTTGTTGACAGCTAGGTGTCTTTTATATTAGATGAAGCAATTAACACTACCAGAAGTAATGAATGAagtctttataaacatctacaagaaagaatgggattagaaagaatagattttgcactttctacccagtttaaagactggaagtagttatagaagaagtaaaagatatCTCAGAATTAttaataattaaggaaagatgtaccaaatagcagtcaaagggttaatctGGGGACACTAGTAATTACCACAGTTGAGATACAAGGACTTGGTAATGCAAGAATTCCTCTCAtgatatttttcattctcttaacAAGAGTGTGGGCTAAAGTTGGTAAGTTTAAGAAAATGCCAAAGTATCACCTTTACtaactttacttttctttgctcAAAAATCTTGGAGGAGCAAATTATATTTATAGATGCAGGAGGGTGTGGAGGAAAGGACCAGTTCTTAGATCAGgcatggtaatagtaataaggtTAAGAACTACTGATCCATAATATCTGAGGACTGTACTAGCACATTTAATACAACTTGGGAGCATATCTCTTCTAGTCTGACTATCCTCTAAGCTATTTATTTGGatcttaaaaataaaacatctcTATCTATGACTGAAACTAACATACCACATGAAAGAGGATAGCAAGAGAAGATGCCCACAAGCAGATGATCACACTCATGCTCATACTTGCAGGCTTTAGCAGGGGAGGTGTCCAGGCAGGCAGGAGTAAACTGTAAGATGGTGCAAGCCTTTGCAGGGGAAGTGTCCAGGCAGGGAGGAATAAACTGTAAGATGCTGCAGGGCTTTGCTGGCAAAGTCTCCAGGCAGGCAGGAGTAAACTGTAAGATGGTGCAAGAAGCTCCTAAACTGttggagagaaatggaaatcTCAGAGATTCTTTTGTCAAATGTTTTGTACAACTGAGACACATGCTTCATGTTTTCATCTTGCACAACTCAAGAAGTATGAGTAAGTGACATATTATATTATGAATAACCAGAATAGTGATTAGAACCTAAATGTACAAGTGAAGAATCCCCAATAATAAATAGGTTCCATAAAGAGAATATTTTCTGTTTTGCAGGACTAAAATGGCTTGGATGAGTCTTTTGTATGCAGTCATACTGCCCAACATTGGAGGAATTGCTAATGCATTTGTGATAAAAAACCATGTTCGAGATTGGTACGACAAGGTTGGTATGCTTTTGTATAGTACCAAAGTACTTTTTGAAACCCAGTTTTCTCTGAGGAAAAGATTGAATATTAAAACTGTCAGGGAATATATAGTATATGTAATGCTTACATGTTAATGAGTAAATTAGTGAAAATTGCAGTGAATGCTTTAGTAAAACCAATATGaggttatttttttaatctcttccaGTCTAACAAGTCTAGTCTCTTCTAGTCTAGTCAAGTAACAAAATAAGACTGAAAGCAAGGCCCAATAACTTACATTAATTTACTcctgccccttcataatgagaccaTACTCATATAACATCTACTGacatgttattttctctctatcaGAAAATCAAGAAGCCTTCATGGCGACCTCCTAATAAAGCTTTTGGACCAGTATGGACGTTATTGTACTGCATGATGGGCTATGCATCATACAGAGTCTGGATGGAGCTGGATGAGCCAAACATTATGTCATTAACAACTCTTCCCACTCCACTGAAGCTGTTCTTGCTGCAGCTATGCTTGAACTGGATTTGGACTCCAATATTCTTTGTGTATAAACATCTTACTCTGGTGAGTTCTTTTAATCTCTATACTGTTGTTATAAATGTTTTCTAAGAACAGTATTTTCAACGAATGTTTTCTAAGGCCTAATTATGGTAAAAACTCTTGATGCTAATACACAGAATTTCATTTTGGGGAGATAAAATGCTTACATATGAATCTGAGAGAATAATTTTGCAATGTCCATTATgacaaattctttgactacatgCATGAAATTTGTATATACCCTGAGATCATTATAAAGTTTTCTCAATTGCTGACAATCTGTTCCAGGCTTTGTTTGAGATCCTGCTCCTGGATGGTTCTGTTG
It encodes the following:
- the LOC135106866 gene encoding translocator protein-like is translated as MAWMSLLYAVILPNIGGIANAFVIKNHVRDWYDKKIKKPSWRPPNKAFGPVWTLLYCMMGYASYRVWMELDEPNIMSLTTLPTPLKLFLLQLCLNWIWTPIFFVYKHLTLALFEILLLDGSVAMTMFAFWKEDALAGLLLIPYLAWLTLATALTTAIWISNPNWRFGPDSKKKK